A section of the Streptomyces xinghaiensis S187 genome encodes:
- a CDS encoding DUF6308 family protein → MFSVGPSKPFVERLGPFIADPQAVVDLRRYFGLGLPPGTVPFTGSRFEHLAGGGDRPEVADRITAEDLIAVQTLSVTVPAPVALDILEGRLGTRLSGLLHAIPRDIDMVDADALVVADGSPADQAWGLLCEQYGVNWVIAGKILARKRPRLLPVYDRVVRCAVGRPSSFWLALHAALREDDAALHRQLLELRQAAGLPKTVSALRVCDVVVWMSHRAVGHACP, encoded by the coding sequence GTGTTTTCCGTTGGTCCTTCGAAGCCCTTCGTGGAACGGTTGGGTCCCTTCATCGCTGATCCTCAGGCCGTCGTTGATCTGCGGCGTTACTTCGGTCTCGGTCTGCCGCCCGGCACGGTGCCGTTCACCGGGAGTAGGTTCGAGCATCTGGCCGGTGGGGGTGACCGGCCGGAGGTCGCTGACCGGATCACGGCGGAGGACCTGATCGCGGTGCAGACATTGTCGGTGACCGTTCCGGCACCTGTTGCGCTGGACATCCTGGAGGGCCGCCTCGGCACGCGGCTGTCCGGGCTGTTGCACGCTATTCCCAGGGACATCGACATGGTTGACGCCGACGCGCTCGTCGTGGCCGACGGCTCGCCAGCGGATCAGGCCTGGGGTCTGCTCTGCGAGCAGTATGGGGTCAACTGGGTCATCGCCGGGAAGATCCTGGCCCGCAAGCGTCCCCGACTGCTCCCGGTCTACGACCGCGTCGTCCGCTGTGCCGTCGGCCGGCCGTCGTCCTTCTGGCTCGCTCTCCATGCCGCGCTGCGCGAGGACGACGCTGCGTTGCACCGCCAGCTGCTGGAGCTGAGACAGGCCGCGGGGCTACCCAAGACGGTGAGTGCGCTGCGGGTGTGCGATGTGGTGGTGTGGATGAGCCACCGGGCCGTCGGCCATGCCTGCCCCTGA
- a CDS encoding HEPN-associated N-terminal domain-containing protein, with product MGLYKRMIEEQDDQGWCFTDQYVCTGCVNDDVLEAVLSAAENDEDACSFCGQSPAAELDVLLERFVAAIYTEYRSADDEGVSWDGREGGYQWTILDTWEVVEDCGGSDVLVGDGLLDAVCDAIIDQPWVPVDFIAPRRDEALRGGWARFCEQVQYRTRYVFWLREMEEEWLGAGEVSAGRILDHVGDLIDRLGLAKELPAGTRLWRALTHDEPQVDWNARRLGTAPREHARQANRMSPAGIPMFYGAIDAETAVQETSLRSEESWATAAAFVTSAPCTVVDFTDLPPVPSLYDLDRAADRRPLIFLRDFTAQLTKPARSAYEQIDYVPTQVVTEYLLHVFRPQEPVSGLLYTSSLTGAMAAVLDVPNERCVDRGTEAPGHGDSSLSLVLDSASCRMVPVRRDS from the coding sequence ATGGGGCTCTACAAGCGCATGATCGAGGAGCAGGACGATCAGGGCTGGTGCTTCACCGATCAATACGTGTGCACCGGCTGTGTGAACGATGACGTCCTCGAAGCGGTGCTGAGCGCTGCCGAGAATGATGAGGACGCCTGCAGCTTTTGCGGACAGTCTCCGGCTGCTGAGCTCGATGTTCTGCTGGAGAGGTTCGTCGCAGCCATCTACACCGAGTACCGCTCCGCTGACGACGAGGGGGTCTCCTGGGACGGCAGAGAAGGCGGCTACCAGTGGACCATCCTGGATACGTGGGAGGTGGTCGAGGACTGTGGCGGCTCAGATGTCCTCGTAGGTGATGGCCTTTTGGATGCCGTATGCGATGCCATCATCGACCAGCCGTGGGTGCCTGTCGACTTCATTGCCCCTCGCCGTGATGAGGCTCTTCGCGGTGGGTGGGCCCGTTTTTGTGAGCAGGTGCAGTACCGCACCCGCTACGTTTTCTGGCTGCGGGAAATGGAGGAGGAGTGGCTGGGAGCCGGCGAGGTATCGGCCGGCCGCATCCTTGACCACGTGGGCGACCTCATCGACAGACTCGGTCTCGCCAAGGAACTGCCCGCCGGCACTCGCCTGTGGCGTGCGCTGACCCACGACGAGCCGCAGGTCGACTGGAACGCGCGGCGCCTGGGCACAGCACCACGTGAACACGCGCGGCAGGCCAACCGTATGAGCCCGGCAGGTATCCCCATGTTCTACGGGGCGATCGACGCCGAAACCGCGGTCCAGGAGACCTCACTACGCAGTGAGGAGTCCTGGGCGACGGCCGCAGCCTTCGTGACGTCTGCTCCCTGTACCGTCGTCGACTTCACGGACCTGCCGCCCGTGCCCTCCCTGTACGACCTCGACCGAGCGGCGGACCGCCGCCCTCTCATCTTCCTGAGAGACTTCACCGCCCAACTGACCAAGCCCGCGCGTTCCGCCTACGAGCAGATCGACTATGTACCCACCCAGGTGGTCACCGAGTACCTCCTGCATGTCTTCCGCCCCCAGGAGCCGGTCTCCGGCCTGCTGTATACCTCCTCTTTGACTGGCGCGATGGCTGCCGTTCTCGATGTGCCAAACGAACGCTGCGTCGACCGCGGCACCGAAGCGCCTGGCCATGGGGATAGCAGCCTGTCCCTCGTACTCGACTCCGCCTCATGCCGTATGGTCCCTGTCCGCCGTGATTCCTGA
- a CDS encoding ThiF family adenylyltransferase — protein MISCFSVAMTSEVARHLTGHLRRADEQEDCCFVLWQPSTGASRTTALLTEVVLPQDGERIVHGTVDFTSAYFLRAAALAAEHGCGLGFIHAHPQGRGWQSLNGIDHAAETSFAAQTQVITGRPLVGLTFAGTDAGFGARIWQQQAPRRFTPTEAENVRVVGGHLTITFNDRLLPVPAATNRQLRTVSAWGQATQDDLARLHVGVVGCGSVGMLVVEALARTGIQRLSLFDFDTVEEVNLDRLLHATIRDVRLHRAKARLAARTARRAATATHFRATPYELSVVEPAGFAAAADCDVIFSCVDRPWPRAVLNLLACTHLIPVVDGGIAVDARGGRLRGAEWRAHIAAPGRACLECLGQYDPAHVSAERDGSLDDPAYITGLPVDHPLRRKENVFVFSTSAAAAQLNQFITMTTAPGGIADTGAHLYHLTTGTLERREDGCEVGCPYDGMLRGLGDDAPVTVTGRHLAAEQARAARGLAVRRWPLRARRVVDDLLLRL, from the coding sequence ATGATCAGCTGCTTCTCGGTCGCGATGACCAGCGAGGTCGCCCGGCACCTGACCGGCCACCTGCGCCGTGCGGACGAGCAGGAGGACTGCTGTTTCGTGCTGTGGCAGCCGAGCACCGGCGCCAGCCGCACCACCGCCCTGCTCACCGAGGTGGTGCTGCCGCAGGACGGCGAGCGGATCGTGCACGGCACGGTGGACTTCACCAGCGCCTACTTCCTGCGCGCCGCCGCCCTCGCAGCTGAGCACGGCTGCGGGCTCGGCTTCATCCACGCCCATCCTCAAGGCCGCGGATGGCAGAGCCTGAACGGCATCGACCACGCGGCCGAGACGTCATTCGCCGCGCAGACCCAGGTGATCACCGGCCGCCCGCTGGTCGGTCTGACCTTCGCGGGCACCGATGCCGGATTCGGCGCCCGCATCTGGCAGCAGCAGGCCCCCCGCCGCTTCACCCCCACCGAGGCGGAGAACGTCCGCGTGGTCGGCGGCCACCTGACGATCACCTTCAACGACCGTCTTCTCCCTGTGCCGGCGGCGACGAACCGGCAGCTGCGCACCGTCTCCGCCTGGGGGCAGGCAACCCAAGACGACCTGGCCCGCCTGCATGTCGGTGTCGTCGGATGCGGCTCGGTCGGCATGCTCGTCGTCGAAGCCCTGGCCCGCACCGGTATCCAGCGCCTGAGCCTGTTCGACTTCGACACCGTCGAAGAGGTCAACCTCGACCGGCTCCTGCACGCCACCATCCGTGACGTGCGCCTGCACCGGGCCAAGGCCCGTCTCGCCGCCCGAACCGCCCGCCGCGCGGCCACCGCCACGCACTTCCGGGCGACGCCGTACGAGCTGAGCGTGGTCGAACCGGCTGGGTTCGCCGCCGCGGCCGACTGCGACGTGATCTTCTCCTGCGTCGACCGGCCCTGGCCCCGCGCCGTCCTCAACCTCCTCGCCTGCACCCACCTCATCCCCGTCGTCGACGGCGGCATCGCCGTCGACGCCCGCGGCGGACGCCTGCGCGGCGCCGAATGGCGCGCCCACATCGCCGCCCCCGGACGCGCCTGCCTGGAATGCCTGGGCCAGTACGACCCCGCCCACGTCAGCGCCGAACGCGACGGCTCCCTCGACGACCCCGCCTACATCACCGGCCTGCCCGTCGACCATCCGCTGCGCCGCAAGGAGAACGTCTTCGTCTTCTCCACCAGTGCCGCGGCCGCGCAGCTGAACCAGTTCATCACCATGACGACCGCGCCGGGCGGGATCGCCGACACCGGCGCTCACCTGTACCACCTGACCACCGGCACCCTTGAGCGCCGCGAGGACGGCTGCGAGGTGGGCTGCCCCTACGACGGCATGCTGCGAGGGCTCGGCGACGACGCTCCCGTCACCGTCACGGGACGGCATCTGGCCGCCGAGCAAGCCCGCGCTGCACGTGGTCTTGCCGTACGTCGCTGGCCACTTAGAGCTCGGCGCGTCGTCGATGATCTCCTGCTCCGCCTCTGA
- a CDS encoding helix-turn-helix domain-containing protein gives MTPPPAPPFVYAPDSARPPGETLKEQLEALGIPQADLARRTGLSTKHINQIVQGTAVLTPETALLLERATGIPASMWNQLEAAWRTHATRQQELQQLSKRIDWLDNFSLTELVKRNILPNKNRSADNLQRLLAFFGVADPGIAEDLWRSYRTAFRRSTVLKTDDYATAVWLRQAELKARALPCQPFDRAALTALLPSLRALTLEDPATWPNRITHLCAQAGVAVVFLPAPPLTSVSGVTRWLTPDKVAIALSDRFKKDDHFWFTVFHEIGHTLLHGKRLTFLDNTDRADERTPEGDRSEEEADAFAAQTLIPPEHNAAYRRLARRPMPFDNIKAFARQAGIAPGIVVGRLQHDGALPWTHGNNLKRPVRFPHNGPAEDQPQ, from the coding sequence GTGACCCCGCCTCCCGCCCCGCCCTTCGTCTACGCGCCCGACTCCGCCCGGCCACCCGGCGAGACCCTCAAGGAACAGCTGGAAGCGCTCGGCATCCCGCAGGCCGACCTCGCCCGGCGCACCGGCCTGTCCACCAAGCACATCAACCAGATCGTCCAGGGCACCGCGGTCCTCACCCCCGAGACCGCGCTCCTCCTCGAGCGCGCCACCGGCATCCCGGCCTCCATGTGGAACCAACTGGAAGCCGCCTGGCGCACCCACGCCACCCGCCAGCAGGAGCTCCAGCAGCTCAGCAAGCGCATCGACTGGCTCGACAACTTCTCACTGACCGAGCTCGTCAAGCGCAACATCCTGCCGAACAAGAACAGAAGCGCGGACAACCTCCAGCGTCTGCTGGCGTTCTTCGGCGTCGCCGACCCAGGCATCGCCGAAGACCTCTGGCGCAGCTACCGCACTGCCTTCCGCCGCTCCACCGTCTTGAAGACCGACGACTACGCCACCGCGGTATGGCTGCGCCAGGCAGAACTCAAGGCCCGCGCCCTGCCCTGCCAGCCGTTCGACCGCGCCGCCCTCACCGCCCTCCTGCCCAGCCTGCGCGCCCTCACCCTGGAAGACCCGGCAACCTGGCCCAACCGCATCACCCATCTATGCGCCCAGGCCGGCGTAGCCGTCGTCTTCCTCCCCGCCCCTCCCCTGACCAGCGTCTCCGGCGTCACCCGCTGGCTCACCCCCGACAAAGTCGCAATCGCCCTCAGCGACAGGTTCAAAAAAGACGACCACTTCTGGTTCACCGTCTTCCACGAGATCGGACACACCCTCCTGCACGGCAAGAGACTGACCTTTCTCGACAACACCGACCGCGCCGACGAACGCACACCCGAAGGTGACCGCAGCGAAGAAGAAGCCGACGCCTTCGCAGCCCAGACCCTCATCCCGCCCGAGCACAACGCCGCATATCGACGCCTCGCCCGCAGGCCCATGCCCTTCGACAACATCAAAGCCTTCGCCCGCCAGGCCGGCATCGCCCCCGGCATCGTCGTCGGCCGCCTCCAGCACGACGGCGCCCTGCCCTGGACTCACGGCAACAACCTCAAACGCCCCGTCCGCTTCCCCCACAACGGCCCCGCCGAGGACCAGCCACAGTGA
- a CDS encoding TIGR02391 family protein — MDHAFAVRKLTEFLDLVSQYLFEVDLASSAIGKEWPDWPQQLVVQEAVARQIANAYSPGLGDVERDDMENEATYWHRVRTAAAQALGLASSAEEIAVFLRPTSPAIAADSLHPWIWDPAAPLWAAEARQDAVLAAARTVNRRLQQKLGRHDIGETDLCMQTFDLKEAQPGKPRLRFPGDRTTATWKARQEGAKYFAAGAFLAIRNVAAHEEVVDWSRQDALEHLAALSVIARWVEECTTEQAPPSDQAQ; from the coding sequence ATGGATCACGCGTTCGCTGTGCGTAAGTTGACGGAGTTCCTCGATCTCGTCAGCCAATACCTCTTCGAGGTGGATCTCGCTTCAAGTGCCATTGGGAAGGAGTGGCCAGACTGGCCGCAACAGCTTGTCGTGCAGGAAGCAGTGGCTCGGCAGATCGCCAACGCCTACTCTCCTGGCCTGGGCGACGTCGAACGCGATGACATGGAGAACGAAGCCACCTACTGGCATCGGGTACGCACCGCCGCCGCTCAGGCGCTCGGGTTGGCCTCCTCTGCTGAGGAGATAGCAGTCTTCCTCCGTCCCACCTCTCCAGCCATCGCCGCCGACTCCCTCCATCCGTGGATCTGGGACCCGGCCGCACCTCTCTGGGCTGCCGAGGCTCGTCAGGACGCGGTCCTCGCTGCAGCCCGCACCGTGAACCGCCGACTTCAGCAGAAGCTCGGACGTCACGACATCGGCGAAACTGATCTGTGTATGCAGACCTTCGACCTCAAGGAAGCCCAGCCAGGAAAACCGCGACTGCGGTTCCCGGGCGACCGTACGACGGCGACGTGGAAGGCCCGTCAGGAGGGGGCGAAGTATTTCGCTGCCGGCGCCTTCCTCGCCATTCGCAACGTTGCAGCCCATGAGGAGGTTGTGGACTGGTCTCGTCAGGACGCTTTGGAGCATCTGGCTGCTCTGAGCGTCATCGCTCGCTGGGTCGAAGAGTGCACGACCGAGCAAGCGCCGCCATCCGACCAGGCTCAGTAG
- a CDS encoding HNH endonuclease family protein, protein MRSLLRAGLAAIALAVLAATAPAHAEPAVPVAQEFTLPLRSAVAALPVAAEDRTGYQRDAFRHWIDADRDGCTTRAEVLLEEAVDPPVVTGRCTLSGGRWHSWYDDRHVAGPRGLDIDHLVPLAEAWDSGAHSWSAQRREAYANDLGDPRALVAVTAGSNRSKADRDVAEWLPDRAVVCHYIGDWTAVKLRWGLSVDTAEQDRLAGLAADCPNVPVPVTQAD, encoded by the coding sequence ATGAGATCTCTCCTGCGTGCCGGCCTGGCCGCCATCGCCCTCGCCGTGCTCGCCGCCACCGCGCCGGCACATGCTGAACCCGCCGTGCCCGTCGCCCAGGAGTTCACGTTGCCGCTGCGGTCGGCGGTGGCCGCGCTGCCGGTCGCGGCCGAGGACCGTACCGGGTACCAGCGGGACGCCTTCCGCCACTGGATCGACGCCGACCGGGACGGCTGCACCACCCGGGCGGAGGTCCTACTGGAAGAGGCCGTTGACCCGCCGGTCGTGACCGGACGGTGCACCCTGAGTGGCGGCCGGTGGCACTCCTGGTACGACGACCGGCACGTGGCCGGCCCCCGCGGGCTGGACATCGACCACCTGGTGCCGCTGGCCGAAGCCTGGGACTCGGGCGCCCACTCCTGGTCCGCCCAACGGCGCGAGGCCTACGCCAACGACCTCGGTGACCCCCGAGCCCTGGTGGCGGTCACTGCCGGCTCCAACCGCTCCAAGGCCGACCGGGACGTTGCCGAGTGGCTGCCGGACCGGGCGGTGGTCTGCCATTACATCGGCGACTGGACCGCCGTCAAACTCCGCTGGGGCCTGTCAGTGGACACGGCCGAGCAGGACCGGCTGGCCGGTCTGGCCGCGGACTGCCCCAACGTACCCGTCCCTGTCACTCAGGCGGACTGA
- a CDS encoding DUF6009 family protein, with amino-acid sequence MSALIEPEQLAHETELVWLEDINTLDYVRQSLERLPTRRGKPAYHRDGRMVGYALLGPEARSSRASGTFLRRVFWLLPHDRDGQPDGLYASGAPSEAIDPRTVAPGVKGYKTQRSEGGPPSDAMRELGITLPKG; translated from the coding sequence ATGAGCGCCCTCATCGAACCCGAGCAGCTCGCCCACGAAACCGAACTCGTGTGGCTGGAGGACATCAACACCCTCGACTACGTCCGCCAGAGCCTGGAGCGACTCCCCACCCGCCGCGGAAAGCCCGCCTACCACCGCGACGGCCGCATGGTCGGCTATGCCCTCCTCGGCCCCGAGGCCCGCTCCTCCCGCGCCTCGGGCACCTTCCTGCGCCGCGTCTTCTGGCTGCTTCCCCACGACCGCGACGGCCAGCCCGACGGCCTCTACGCCTCCGGGGCCCCCTCCGAGGCGATCGACCCTCGCACGGTTGCCCCAGGCGTCAAGGGCTACAAGACCCAGCGCTCCGAGGGCGGCCCGCCGTCCGATGCGATGAGAGAGCTCGGCATAACGCTTCCCAAGGGCTGA
- a CDS encoding DNA primase family protein, producing the protein MEVARQILQGPAPTAANQPTVPPQGARPTAQTATVTEHGLLPDSLSDRGNAKLFVQLYGRDFRHVPGLGWYRWSGHRWEIDEDDKVLWAAGEMAETLAETDPTGRHPASSLRRHRRRALSTSGMKAMLMQAKAAPGMVLNASLLDADPYALCTPDGVVDLNTGLLQSPDPEKHCHSRATTVAPKDMPTPRWQRFLTDTFGADTEGRQMIDFLHQLLGYSITGDVGAQIMPFLYGHGKNGKSVLLDVMVKLLGDYADAAPPGFLMARPFEGHPTDLAELHGRRIIVCSELKPGDRFDEARVKLLTGGDRIKARRMRQDFFSFNPTHKLWLLGNHRPEVGTGGYAFWRRIQLIPFERVVADDRKVDNLADVLVTEEGPGILHWLITGARRYLNGDRDLTGPQRVRVATTAYAETEDHTGRFLTECCTLDPAHRAEQTSLYTAYRNWCQLEGANPVSSRAFAARVRDTVGIATPKEMILSNQRKYYPGIGLNAEVGETS; encoded by the coding sequence ATGGAGGTGGCCCGGCAAATCCTCCAAGGCCCCGCGCCCACCGCGGCGAACCAGCCGACAGTGCCGCCCCAGGGCGCCCGTCCCACCGCGCAGACCGCAACGGTGACGGAACACGGGCTGCTCCCCGACAGCCTCAGCGACCGCGGCAACGCCAAACTCTTCGTGCAGCTGTACGGGCGCGACTTCCGGCATGTGCCAGGACTGGGCTGGTACCGCTGGAGCGGCCACCGCTGGGAGATCGACGAGGACGACAAGGTCCTCTGGGCGGCCGGCGAGATGGCCGAGACCCTCGCCGAGACCGACCCCACCGGCCGACACCCCGCCTCCTCCCTCCGTCGGCACCGCCGCCGCGCCCTGTCGACCTCCGGCATGAAGGCCATGCTGATGCAGGCCAAGGCCGCACCCGGCATGGTGCTCAACGCGTCGCTGCTGGACGCCGACCCGTACGCGCTGTGCACACCCGACGGCGTAGTCGACCTGAACACCGGCCTGCTCCAGTCACCCGACCCGGAGAAGCACTGCCACTCCCGGGCCACCACGGTCGCGCCCAAGGACATGCCCACGCCGCGCTGGCAGCGGTTCCTCACCGACACCTTCGGCGCGGACACCGAGGGCCGGCAGATGATCGACTTCCTGCACCAGCTGCTGGGGTACTCCATCACCGGGGACGTCGGCGCGCAGATCATGCCGTTCCTCTACGGGCACGGGAAGAACGGCAAGAGCGTCCTGCTCGACGTCATGGTCAAACTCCTGGGCGACTACGCCGACGCAGCTCCGCCCGGCTTCCTCATGGCCCGCCCCTTCGAGGGCCACCCCACCGACCTCGCGGAACTGCACGGCCGGCGCATCATCGTCTGCTCCGAACTCAAGCCCGGCGACCGCTTCGACGAGGCCCGCGTCAAGCTGCTCACCGGCGGCGACCGCATCAAGGCCCGCCGCATGCGCCAGGACTTCTTCAGCTTCAACCCCACCCACAAACTCTGGCTGCTCGGCAACCACCGCCCCGAGGTCGGCACCGGTGGCTACGCCTTCTGGCGCCGGATCCAGCTCATCCCGTTCGAGCGAGTCGTGGCCGACGACCGCAAGGTCGACAACCTCGCCGACGTCCTCGTCACCGAGGAAGGCCCCGGCATCCTGCACTGGCTCATCACCGGAGCCCGCCGCTACCTCAACGGCGACCGCGACCTCACCGGGCCACAACGCGTACGCGTCGCCACCACCGCCTACGCCGAAACCGAGGACCACACCGGCCGCTTCCTCACCGAGTGCTGCACCCTCGACCCCGCCCACCGGGCCGAGCAGACCAGCCTCTACACGGCCTACCGGAACTGGTGCCAGCTCGAAGGGGCCAACCCGGTCTCCTCCCGCGCCTTCGCCGCCCGTGTCCGGGACACTGTCGGTATCGCCACCCCCAAAGAGATGATCTTGTCCAACCAGCGCAAGTACTACCCGGGCATCGGCCTCAACGCCGAAGTGGGAGAGACCTCATGA
- a CDS encoding bifunctional DNA primase/polymerase yields the protein MHPLAPKRKTPAANCRTCRDTRHSPRGCACLRRGRWCHGFHAATTDPERIRAWWKRQPHFGVGVACGPARLVVIDIDAHQAPLPDRERLLPGIAIHDEVDLRGLRHGFHSLALLAALRGQADPAEDTNTLRVRTPSGGMHVWYEAAPGQPWRCSTGSSGQRALAWQVDVRGEGGYIVAPGTVTDAGPYTPVGPCRRPAPLPQWLATELARTGHLPAAVPHPARPAVPDRGREAVIGAGSGRAVAGRTLATVLAAVADCAAVAEGAGFTDKLNRAAYTAGGLVAAGHVEARSAEAALLAAAEHARPGQERRAALIVRSGMAAGMRRPLVVGERT from the coding sequence GTGCACCCCCTGGCCCCGAAACGCAAGACACCGGCCGCCAACTGCCGTACCTGCAGGGACACTCGGCACAGCCCACGCGGCTGCGCCTGCCTCCGGCGGGGCCGGTGGTGCCACGGTTTCCACGCCGCGACCACCGACCCGGAACGGATCCGCGCCTGGTGGAAACGGCAGCCGCACTTCGGTGTCGGCGTGGCGTGCGGGCCCGCCCGCCTGGTCGTCATCGACATCGACGCGCACCAGGCACCGCTGCCCGACCGCGAGCGCCTGCTGCCGGGCATCGCCATTCACGACGAGGTCGATCTGCGGGGCCTGCGCCACGGCTTCCACAGCCTGGCACTGCTGGCCGCCCTGCGCGGGCAGGCCGATCCCGCCGAGGACACCAACACCCTGCGGGTGCGCACCCCATCGGGCGGCATGCACGTCTGGTACGAGGCGGCCCCCGGCCAGCCCTGGCGCTGTTCCACCGGTTCGAGCGGGCAGCGGGCGCTGGCCTGGCAGGTGGACGTTCGGGGCGAGGGCGGCTACATCGTCGCTCCGGGCACGGTCACCGACGCGGGCCCCTACACCCCCGTCGGGCCCTGCCGCCGCCCCGCGCCGCTGCCGCAGTGGCTGGCAACCGAACTCGCCAGAACGGGCCACCTCCCGGCCGCCGTTCCCCACCCCGCCCGGCCTGCCGTTCCCGACCGGGGACGGGAAGCGGTCATCGGTGCCGGCAGTGGCCGCGCCGTGGCGGGCCGGACGCTAGCCACGGTGCTCGCCGCGGTGGCCGACTGCGCCGCCGTCGCGGAAGGCGCCGGGTTCACCGACAAGCTCAACCGTGCCGCGTACACCGCCGGAGGGCTGGTGGCCGCTGGCCATGTGGAGGCCCGGTCGGCGGAGGCCGCGCTGCTGGCAGCGGCCGAACACGCGCGGCCCGGGCAGGAACGCCGGGCCGCACTCATCGTCCGGAGCGGGATGGCCGCCGGTATGCGACGTCCGCTCGTGGTGGGAGAACGTACGTGA
- a CDS encoding pentapeptide repeat-containing protein, whose protein sequence is MSPAARQAVVAASADRWTRIQQAAGTLAALGTLAVIVFTWLSIQQVDNEHALTREGQVTDRYNAAVGNIGEDSLEVRLGGIYALQRIMEDSARDQPSVINVLSTYIRNHAKKPKPGTNTPENPTSDIQAALTALGSRNPSHDSTAHIDLDGADLDDTDVNGTDLRGPDLGGVSLRGADLDGAALDDADLDGADLRDADLDNAALRFAALRFADLHGADLRGADLHGADLRGAHLRGADLSFANVRVADLRGVNLDGVNLRGVILDEAGG, encoded by the coding sequence GTGTCTCCCGCCGCCCGGCAGGCGGTTGTTGCCGCGTCGGCGGACCGGTGGACGCGCATCCAGCAGGCCGCGGGTACCCTGGCCGCCCTGGGCACCCTCGCCGTGATCGTCTTCACCTGGCTGTCGATCCAGCAGGTCGACAACGAGCACGCCCTCACCCGCGAGGGGCAGGTCACCGACCGCTACAACGCCGCCGTCGGCAACATCGGCGAGGACTCCCTGGAGGTACGCCTGGGCGGCATCTACGCCCTGCAGCGCATCATGGAGGACTCCGCCCGCGACCAGCCCTCCGTCATCAACGTCCTGTCCACCTACATCCGCAACCACGCCAAGAAACCGAAACCAGGCACGAACACCCCCGAGAACCCGACCAGCGACATCCAAGCGGCCCTCACCGCACTCGGCAGCCGAAACCCCTCCCATGACAGCACCGCCCACATAGACCTGGATGGCGCGGATCTGGACGACACGGACGTGAACGGCACGGACCTTCGCGGCCCGGACCTGGGCGGCGTGAGCCTGCGCGGCGCGGATCTGGACGGCGCGGCCCTGGATGACGCGGATCTGGACGGCGCGGACCTGCGCGACGCGGATCTGGATAACGCGGCCCTGCGCTTCGCGGCCCTGCGCTTCGCGGACCTCCATGGCGCGGACCTGCGCGGCGCGGATCTGCATGGCGCGGACCTGCGCGGCGCGCACCTGCGCGGCGCGGACCTGAGCTTCGCGAACGTGCGTGTTGCGGACCTGCGCGGCGTGAACCTGGACGGCGTGAACCTGCGCGGCGTGATCTTGGACGAAGCGGGGGGGTAG
- a CDS encoding conjugal transfer protein gives MAFGRCAVWTALAAGPAALALALTLPQPPAQPAAHHRPAPPATAAAGDPSGWAEVFLAAWFRADDREQDSPSAVVVRSMAPEVELPRPGDGDATAGAGLDRVAAVHSRRLGDGEWSVTVAAQYANASVRYFSVPVLASGQGQFTVSGGPARVAAPGPLPVPKPVEGHPVELGRPLAESLEEFFAAYLAGAGTVDRYLAPGVRLAAAGGYERVELRRVAADREASKHVPGDGVRARVRVRLEAEDAAGVWPLEYRLRMSARGGRWEVAALKPAAGGAR, from the coding sequence GTGGCGTTTGGCCGGTGCGCGGTGTGGACGGCCCTCGCGGCCGGACCGGCCGCTCTGGCGCTGGCCCTGACGCTGCCCCAGCCACCGGCCCAGCCCGCCGCGCACCACCGCCCCGCTCCCCCGGCCACTGCGGCGGCCGGCGATCCGTCGGGCTGGGCAGAGGTGTTCCTCGCCGCCTGGTTCCGCGCGGACGACCGCGAGCAGGACAGTCCGTCCGCGGTGGTGGTGCGCTCGATGGCCCCGGAGGTGGAGTTGCCGCGCCCGGGCGACGGTGACGCCACTGCCGGTGCCGGGCTGGATCGGGTGGCGGCCGTGCACAGCCGGCGGCTGGGCGACGGCGAGTGGTCGGTGACGGTGGCGGCGCAGTACGCCAACGCATCGGTGCGCTACTTCTCCGTGCCCGTCCTCGCCTCCGGACAGGGGCAGTTCACCGTCTCCGGCGGGCCCGCCCGCGTCGCTGCCCCCGGCCCGCTGCCGGTGCCCAAGCCCGTCGAGGGCCATCCGGTGGAGCTTGGCCGTCCGCTGGCCGAGAGCCTTGAGGAGTTCTTCGCGGCCTACCTGGCCGGCGCGGGGACGGTGGACCGGTACCTCGCGCCGGGGGTTCGTCTGGCCGCGGCCGGGGGTTACGAGCGGGTGGAGCTGCGGCGGGTGGCCGCCGACCGGGAGGCCTCGAAGCACGTTCCCGGCGACGGCGTGCGCGCCCGGGTGCGGGTGCGTCTGGAGGCTGAGGACGCCGCAGGGGTGTGGCCGCTGGAGTACCGGCTGCGGATGAGTGCGCGCGGTGGCCGGTGGGAGGTCGCCGCGCTGAAGCCGGCGGCTGGAGGTGCCCGATGA